One segment of Paraburkholderia caribensis DNA contains the following:
- a CDS encoding aspartate aminotransferase family protein, whose amino-acid sequence MTTVFHRMPKQTLPVAVKGEGIEIVDSTGKRYIDASGGAAVSCLGHSNQRVIDAIKRQAQALPYAHTSFFTTQPAEELASYLVERAPQGLAHVYFVSGGSEAIEAALKLARQYFVEVGQPQRRHIIARRQSYHGNTLGALAIGGNAWRREPFLPLLIDAHHVSPCYAYREQRADETEEQFAQRLADELEQKILELGSDSVAAFVAETVVGATAGAVPPVREYFRKIRAVCDRYGVLLILDEIMSGMGRTGHLFACEEDGVTPDLLTIAKGLGAGYQPIGATLVSDRIYQAITGGSGFFQHGHTYIGHATACAAALEVQRVIADEHLLDNVKARGEQLRALLREHYTQHPYIGDVRGRGLFVGVELVRDRATKTPFDAKLKLHAAIKREAFQRGLMVYPMGGTVDGKIGDHVLLAPPFICTPRDIEEIVSRLTDSIEGALAASGAA is encoded by the coding sequence ATGACCACCGTATTCCACCGCATGCCGAAGCAGACCTTGCCCGTCGCCGTCAAAGGCGAGGGCATCGAGATCGTCGATTCGACGGGCAAGCGTTATATCGACGCATCGGGCGGCGCGGCCGTCTCGTGCCTCGGCCACAGCAACCAGCGCGTGATCGATGCGATCAAGCGTCAGGCGCAGGCACTGCCGTACGCGCACACGTCGTTCTTCACGACGCAGCCCGCCGAGGAACTCGCCAGCTATCTCGTCGAACGCGCGCCGCAAGGTCTCGCGCATGTGTATTTCGTGTCGGGCGGATCGGAGGCGATCGAGGCGGCGTTGAAGCTCGCGCGCCAGTATTTCGTCGAAGTGGGGCAGCCGCAGCGGCGGCATATCATCGCGCGCCGCCAGAGCTATCACGGCAATACGCTGGGCGCGCTCGCCATCGGCGGCAACGCGTGGCGGCGCGAGCCGTTCCTGCCGTTGCTGATCGACGCGCATCACGTGAGCCCGTGCTACGCGTATCGCGAGCAACGCGCGGACGAGACGGAAGAACAGTTCGCGCAGCGTCTGGCCGACGAACTCGAGCAGAAGATTCTCGAACTCGGTTCCGACTCGGTCGCCGCGTTCGTCGCGGAGACGGTGGTCGGCGCGACAGCAGGCGCGGTGCCGCCTGTGCGCGAGTATTTCCGCAAGATTCGCGCGGTGTGCGACCGCTACGGCGTGTTGCTGATTCTCGATGAAATCATGTCGGGCATGGGCCGCACGGGCCACCTGTTCGCGTGCGAGGAGGACGGCGTCACGCCCGATCTGCTGACCATCGCAAAGGGCCTTGGCGCGGGTTATCAGCCGATCGGTGCAACGCTCGTGAGCGACAGAATCTACCAGGCGATCACAGGCGGCTCCGGCTTCTTCCAGCACGGCCACACCTACATCGGCCACGCGACGGCCTGCGCCGCCGCGCTCGAAGTGCAGCGCGTGATCGCCGACGAACATCTGCTCGACAACGTGAAAGCGCGTGGCGAGCAACTGCGCGCGCTGCTGCGCGAACACTATACGCAGCATCCTTATATCGGCGACGTGCGCGGACGCGGGCTGTTCGTCGGCGTCGAACTGGTGCGGGACCGCGCGACGAAAACGCCATTCGATGCGAAACTGAAGCTGCATGCCGCGATCAAGCGCGAAGCGTTCCAGCGCGGTCTGATGGTGTACCCGATGGGCGGCACCGTCGACGGCAAGATCGGCGATCATGTGCTGCTCGCGCCGCCGTTCATCTGCACGCCGCGCGATATCGAAGAGATCGTCAGCCGCCTGACGGATTCGATTGAAGGCGCGCTCGCGGCATCGGGCGCTGCCTGA
- a CDS encoding MurR/RpiR family transcriptional regulator, which produces MPDTFDQLAALIRGRFSELSPQFQMGAAFLLDHPDEVAVSSMRKVAERAQVQPASLVRLSQQLGFPGWNELRDLFVARVRTRPERLTSRARSLVKGHAKDALAHDLLVAQQHNLEVTAAHNTRVTVEAAKLLRRAPHVHVAGFRSCFPVAFGFVYGYRLFRSSVSLLTGEAGTLEMQLRGIERDSATVVVSFAPYSVEAARVAEAALEKGSKLIAITDSAVSPIALNADKVLIFSHESPSFFPSLVAATAIAESLVAHLLALEGTDAVQQLELAEQSLHAKGAYVP; this is translated from the coding sequence ATGCCCGATACCTTCGACCAGCTCGCCGCCCTGATCCGTGGACGTTTCTCAGAACTCAGTCCGCAGTTCCAGATGGGTGCGGCGTTTCTGCTCGATCACCCCGACGAGGTCGCCGTCTCGTCGATGCGCAAGGTCGCCGAGCGCGCGCAGGTGCAACCGGCGTCGCTCGTGCGCTTGTCGCAGCAACTGGGCTTTCCGGGCTGGAATGAATTGCGCGATCTGTTCGTGGCGCGGGTACGCACGCGGCCCGAGCGGCTGACGAGCCGTGCCCGATCCCTCGTCAAGGGTCATGCGAAAGACGCCCTCGCGCACGATCTGCTCGTCGCGCAACAGCACAATCTCGAAGTGACGGCCGCGCACAATACGCGCGTCACCGTCGAGGCGGCCAAGCTGTTGCGGCGCGCGCCGCACGTGCATGTCGCCGGGTTCCGGTCGTGCTTTCCCGTCGCGTTCGGCTTCGTCTACGGATACCGGCTGTTTCGCTCGTCCGTGTCGCTGCTGACGGGCGAAGCCGGCACGCTCGAAATGCAGTTACGCGGCATCGAACGCGACAGCGCGACGGTCGTCGTCAGCTTCGCGCCGTATTCCGTCGAGGCGGCGCGCGTCGCCGAAGCCGCGCTGGAAAAAGGCAGCAAGCTCATCGCGATCACTGACAGCGCCGTGTCGCCCATCGCGCTGAACGCCGACAAGGTGCTGATCTTCTCGCACGAAAGCCCGTCGTTCTTCCCGTCGCTGGTGGCGGCGACGGCGATTGCGGAATCGCTGGTCGCGCATCTGCTCGCGCTCGAAGGCACGGACGCCGTCCAGCAGCTCGAACTCGCCGAGCAGTCGCTGCACGCGAAAGGCGCCTACGTGCCCTGA
- a CDS encoding DUF4236 domain-containing protein, producing MGLSYRKSISAGPFRFNLSDSGIGVSVGVPGFRVGSGPRGNYVSICPCCCACMHLSDTPSLRGKFAVENAFQFDTGYRLL from the coding sequence ATGGGGCTGAGTTACAGAAAGTCGATTTCAGCGGGACCATTCCGCTTCAACCTGTCAGATAGCGGCATCGGAGTCTCGGTTGGCGTACCGGGCTTTCGCGTTGGCAGCGGTCCTCGTGGCAATTATGTATCGATATGTCCGTGCTGTTGCGCTTGTATGCACCTGTCGGATACGCCGAGTCTTCGGGGCAAGTTCGCAGTCGAGAACGCATTTCAATTCGATACCGGTTATCGGCTTCTATAA
- a CDS encoding Imm72 family immunity protein, giving the protein MIYTMKQYDMQDDLTRRQVFWLLQRLTSYALWKRKRDAFATFANEYEVAVNTWPEDDPEYMPADNLSTIYEILSLYDKGLEQLARGYRFIWKDGQPLKLAVNRYYHLCQYFFPHPSYWERGAQQAPYPPKVDRLARLMRASEFQMEHAPFEVAASNDNFAQLQSATLLLDPDRYTYQFYELDYPVFPPTLPQVPPPQGPVIESGDEVTVDGIWEPVKISRGKVLGLLSVGEKTEENNGCFNYLVKGTPAPNIKGRPDPRTLQSAVTSTHWRLLWEDTRYKDGVIPDESQYFLVAQHRDAPADEGAAHEEPEAEIEVRTGDICPVTGTWEATDFDNHRIEALQGMVMPDVLASAAGSGERRVHWVTWRLVRRG; this is encoded by the coding sequence GTGATATATACAATGAAACAGTACGACATGCAGGATGACCTGACTCGCCGTCAAGTCTTCTGGTTGCTTCAGAGGCTGACAAGCTATGCGCTCTGGAAAAGGAAGCGTGACGCGTTTGCCACCTTTGCCAACGAATACGAAGTTGCGGTCAACACGTGGCCCGAGGACGACCCGGAGTACATGCCAGCTGACAACCTTTCAACCATCTATGAGATTCTGAGCCTATATGACAAAGGACTGGAACAGCTAGCGCGCGGATATCGTTTCATTTGGAAAGATGGTCAACCACTGAAGCTCGCGGTCAATCGTTACTATCATCTCTGCCAGTATTTCTTTCCCCACCCGTCGTACTGGGAGCGAGGCGCACAACAGGCTCCATATCCGCCCAAGGTAGACAGACTTGCCCGATTGATGCGTGCATCCGAGTTCCAGATGGAACACGCGCCGTTCGAGGTGGCCGCCTCAAACGACAATTTTGCTCAGCTACAGTCGGCGACATTACTTCTGGACCCGGACCGATATACGTACCAGTTCTACGAATTGGATTACCCCGTTTTTCCGCCAACGCTTCCACAAGTTCCTCCACCCCAAGGTCCGGTAATCGAGTCCGGCGACGAGGTTACCGTCGACGGCATTTGGGAGCCGGTAAAGATTAGTCGCGGCAAGGTGCTAGGGCTGCTATCAGTCGGGGAAAAGACGGAAGAAAACAATGGGTGCTTTAACTATCTGGTTAAAGGAACTCCCGCTCCGAATATCAAAGGGCGGCCTGACCCACGCACCTTGCAGTCCGCGGTCACCAGTACTCACTGGCGGCTATTGTGGGAGGACACGCGGTATAAGGATGGAGTGATTCCCGACGAGTCACAATATTTCCTCGTTGCGCAGCACCGAGATGCGCCCGCTGATGAAGGCGCCGCTCACGAGGAACCTGAAGCAGAAATTGAAGTTCGAACAGGTGACATTTGCCCGGTTACTGGCACTTGGGAAGCGACAGACTTCGACAATCACCGCATCGAGGCATTGCAGGGCATGGTCATGCCGGACGTGCTCGCGAGCGCAGCCGGTTCTGGTGAGCGCCGGGTTCACTGGGTCACATGGCGTCTCGTCAGAAGAGGGTGA
- a CDS encoding type VI secretion system Vgr family protein, whose product MGAQDITGLTARVMMQQGRLLKLDGPLGDNILVPQRAIGRSRLGRNFDFTVDVISTSGSIELKSLIAQPVTLWIQQADKSYCPHHGYAHTVRRLGSNGSITSYQIAFSSWLHFLRFRKDARVWQDKSVDEILTDVFNQHPQAQGAFRFELRTPLPQRSFCVQYEDDWNFCQRLMESEGLFGYFEQADDGASHTLVITDDVYSLKPAVPETLQFARAGTNTSPDAWVQWAGSRTLHSSSLSTRTFDYKSPGAEKSTNVPTLSTHGSLPVQTEVYEYTGAYTHLTQDRGDHLSRIRMEEWESRAKRFMAVGGVRNIDAGKWFQLEGHPEHDRDPDKQRQFAVIATHWYIENNLPVSTTADFPHSLSTELSRVRAAHAGAAPKFVVAHGDGSEGFYLVEAELQRRTVPFRSPFEHAKPVMSMQTATVAGPANAEVFTDELNRVKVRFHWDRLNSGDENASCWVRVAYSDTGAAYGGVHVPRVGEEVIVSFLDGDCDRPIVTGRVFNAEKSPHWHSNGLLSGYKSKELGGAGYNQLVMDDSTGQNRVHLYSTSANAHLHLGYLIEQSGNNRGSYLGSGFDLKSDAYGAVRAGQGLYVSTHPANGSSSQPLDVRDAQQQLVNSGSVLESLSDASETHQAESLKDGRESLKAFTDATQSSVPGASSGGNTAGGGTGNANAFKEPLMLFASPAGIALSTPHSTHVAADEQLNFVSGQSIHIATGKSLVASVAQRISLFVQNAGMKLFAAKGKVEIQAHSDNVEITAQKTLRVLSATETIEAAANQGILLTSGGAYVRIAGGNIEIHAPGKIDIMGSQHSFNGPTSTTYPLPALPTSKYDTAMQYLYHDDEPVQGAKYIATLSDGSTRQGTLDAQGRMNLNDVPVGPVKVELGPDARSYARKDKTSNPDFKGEQLSEADIDSLIQKHGGA is encoded by the coding sequence ATGGGTGCGCAAGACATAACGGGATTGACGGCTCGGGTGATGATGCAGCAAGGGCGCCTGCTGAAGCTGGATGGCCCATTGGGCGATAACATTCTGGTGCCTCAGCGCGCCATTGGTAGGTCCCGCCTTGGCCGGAATTTTGATTTCACAGTCGATGTGATATCGACATCGGGGTCCATTGAGCTTAAATCGCTTATAGCCCAGCCCGTTACGCTTTGGATTCAGCAGGCGGACAAGTCTTATTGCCCGCATCACGGTTATGCACATACGGTGCGTCGACTTGGCTCAAACGGCAGTATCACGAGCTACCAGATTGCTTTTTCATCGTGGCTGCATTTTTTGCGATTTCGCAAAGACGCGCGTGTCTGGCAGGATAAATCCGTCGACGAGATTCTCACCGACGTATTTAATCAGCATCCGCAGGCTCAGGGTGCCTTTCGATTCGAATTGCGAACACCGTTGCCGCAGCGGTCTTTTTGCGTTCAATACGAAGACGACTGGAATTTCTGTCAGCGGCTGATGGAATCGGAGGGTCTGTTCGGTTATTTCGAGCAAGCCGATGATGGTGCATCGCATACACTTGTCATCACGGACGACGTGTATTCGCTGAAGCCAGCGGTACCTGAAACGCTGCAGTTCGCTCGCGCGGGTACGAACACTTCGCCAGACGCCTGGGTTCAATGGGCGGGTTCACGCACCCTGCATAGTTCCTCGTTGTCGACGAGGACATTCGACTACAAATCTCCCGGCGCTGAAAAGTCCACCAACGTGCCCACGTTGTCGACTCACGGCAGTCTGCCGGTCCAGACCGAGGTCTACGAATATACCGGCGCATATACGCATCTGACGCAGGACCGCGGCGACCACCTCTCCAGAATCCGGATGGAGGAGTGGGAGTCACGGGCGAAGCGCTTCATGGCTGTTGGTGGCGTACGGAACATCGATGCCGGAAAGTGGTTCCAGCTCGAAGGCCACCCGGAACACGACCGGGACCCAGACAAACAGCGACAGTTCGCGGTCATTGCTACGCATTGGTACATCGAAAACAATCTGCCTGTCTCCACCACGGCCGATTTCCCGCACAGTCTCTCGACGGAGCTGTCGCGGGTGCGCGCGGCGCATGCAGGCGCCGCACCGAAGTTTGTGGTCGCCCACGGCGACGGGAGCGAGGGGTTTTATCTCGTTGAAGCTGAACTCCAGCGCCGCACCGTTCCATTCCGTAGCCCGTTCGAGCATGCCAAGCCGGTGATGAGCATGCAGACCGCTACGGTCGCCGGGCCAGCCAACGCTGAAGTTTTCACTGACGAGTTGAACCGCGTCAAGGTCCGCTTTCATTGGGACCGACTGAACAGCGGCGATGAAAATGCTTCCTGCTGGGTGCGGGTGGCCTACTCAGACACGGGCGCAGCTTATGGCGGCGTTCACGTGCCGCGCGTCGGCGAAGAGGTCATCGTTTCTTTCCTCGATGGCGACTGTGACCGGCCCATCGTCACCGGCCGCGTTTTCAATGCTGAGAAGTCCCCCCATTGGCATTCCAACGGGCTGCTATCAGGGTACAAGTCCAAAGAGCTTGGTGGCGCCGGCTACAACCAGCTGGTGATGGACGATTCGACCGGCCAGAACCGCGTTCACCTCTATTCGACCAGCGCCAATGCCCATTTGCATCTCGGATATCTCATCGAGCAGTCGGGAAACAACCGCGGCTCATACCTGGGCAGCGGATTCGACCTGAAGTCGGACGCCTACGGCGCCGTGCGGGCCGGACAAGGCTTGTACGTGTCGACTCATCCGGCGAACGGTTCGTCGAGCCAGCCGCTTGATGTCCGCGACGCGCAGCAGCAACTCGTCAATTCGGGGAGTGTGCTGGAGTCGTTATCGGATGCTAGCGAGACCCATCAGGCTGAAAGCCTGAAGGACGGACGGGAGTCGCTGAAAGCGTTCACCGATGCGACACAAAGCAGCGTTCCGGGAGCGTCGTCAGGAGGAAATACAGCTGGCGGTGGCACCGGCAACGCCAATGCTTTCAAGGAGCCCTTGATGCTGTTCGCGAGCCCGGCGGGCATTGCGCTGTCCACCCCTCATTCCACGCATGTTGCGGCCGACGAGCAACTGAATTTTGTCAGCGGGCAGAGCATACATATAGCGACAGGCAAGTCACTGGTCGCAAGCGTGGCGCAGCGTATCAGCCTCTTCGTCCAGAACGCCGGCATGAAACTGTTTGCCGCAAAGGGGAAGGTGGAGATTCAAGCCCATTCGGATAACGTAGAGATAACTGCGCAGAAGACGCTTCGCGTACTGTCCGCCACCGAAACAATCGAGGCAGCAGCAAATCAGGGAATCCTGTTGACCTCGGGCGGCGCATACGTTCGTATTGCGGGAGGCAACATTGAAATCCATGCCCCCGGAAAGATAGACATCATGGGTAGCCAGCACTCATTCAACGGGCCCACAAGTACCACATACCCGCTGCCGGCGCTGCCGACATCCAAATACGATACGGCGATGCAGTATCTGTATCACGACGATGAACCGGTGCAGGGAGCTAAATATATAGCCACGCTATCCGACGGTAGCACGCGGCAAGGCACCTTAGACGCACAGGGACGGATGAATCTTAATGATGTCCCGGTAGGCCCCGTCAAGGTCGAGCTTGGACCCGACGCACGCTCATACGCTCGCAAGGACAAAACCAGCAATCCAGACTTTAAAGGAGAACAACTGTCTGAGGCTGACATCGATTCGCTGATTCAGAAGCACGGGGGAGCGTGA
- a CDS encoding diguanylate cyclase domain-containing protein, protein MAFVDGLTGLWNRRYLDSWIEQRLRWQNRHPSAEAVAILFADVDHFKNFNGELWAR, encoded by the coding sequence ATGGCGTTCGTCGACGGCCTCACCGGCTTGTGGAATCGTCGATACCTTGACAGCTGGATTGAGCAGCGCCTGCGTTGGCAGAACCGCCATCCCTCGGCTGAAGCGGTCGCTATTCTGTTTGCCGATGTTGACCACTTCAAAAACTTCAACGGCGAACTGTGGGCCCGCTGA
- a CDS encoding EAL domain-containing protein, whose protein sequence is MNAFKIHSKDETTDQLGKCYGCRESTQAPIDIAFAFQPIVDVNSRSIFACEALVRGPRGEPAYSVLSQIDAANRYQFDQRCRQVAIASAAALGMDSLLSINFMPNAVYKPEVCIRSTLDAARAHGFPIERIVFETVEGEDVRDRAHLVDIFRAYKEFGFQTAIDDFGAGYSGLSLLVDFQPDLVKLDMALLRGIDTDTVRQKIVRGVITICNDLGIRIIAEGIETKGERDFFVAHGVSLMQGYWFAKPDFNAIPSIDDSAYQG, encoded by the coding sequence ATGAACGCTTTCAAGATTCATTCGAAGGACGAGACAACCGACCAGCTTGGCAAGTGCTACGGCTGTCGAGAGTCAACGCAGGCACCCATTGATATTGCGTTCGCCTTTCAGCCGATTGTCGATGTGAACAGTAGAAGCATCTTTGCTTGTGAGGCGCTCGTGCGCGGTCCCCGCGGCGAGCCTGCCTATTCAGTGCTCTCTCAAATCGACGCCGCGAATCGCTACCAGTTCGACCAGCGATGCCGGCAAGTCGCCATTGCCAGCGCCGCCGCGCTTGGCATGGATTCGCTTTTGTCGATTAACTTCATGCCCAATGCGGTCTATAAGCCAGAAGTCTGCATTCGCAGCACGCTGGACGCGGCTCGGGCGCACGGCTTTCCAATCGAACGCATCGTTTTCGAGACCGTCGAGGGCGAAGATGTGCGCGACCGGGCGCATCTTGTCGATATCTTCAGGGCCTACAAGGAGTTTGGCTTCCAGACAGCGATTGACGACTTCGGTGCGGGTTATTCCGGGCTATCACTACTTGTCGACTTCCAGCCCGACCTCGTCAAGCTCGATATGGCGCTCCTACGTGGCATCGATACGGATACCGTGCGGCAGAAAATTGTCCGGGGCGTCATTACTATCTGCAATGACCTCGGCATTCGTATCATCGCGGAAGGCATCGAAACAAAGGGCGAACGAGATTTCTTCGTCGCACATGGCGTCAGCCTCATGCAGGGTTACTGGTTTGCAAAGCCGGATTTCAATGCCATTCCGAGCATTGACGATTCTGCTTACCAGGGCTAA
- a CDS encoding copper-binding protein has translation MKKMIVAVAAFVAVVAGPAFAGDDMAGMSMSAKLSAKKMTSNNALTDAEVKKVDAATGMVTIKHDALENVGMPPMTMAFKAKDADMVKRVHEGDKVKVRVENVDGTLTIVKLEKQS, from the coding sequence ATGAAGAAGATGATTGTTGCTGTCGCCGCTTTCGTAGCTGTTGTGGCCGGTCCGGCATTCGCAGGTGACGACATGGCTGGCATGAGCATGTCTGCGAAGCTATCGGCCAAGAAGATGACCTCGAATAATGCACTGACGGATGCGGAGGTCAAGAAGGTTGATGCTGCTACCGGAATGGTCACCATCAAGCACGATGCACTGGAGAACGTCGGCATGCCGCCGATGACCATGGCGTTCAAGGCGAAGGACGCAGACATGGTCAAACGCGTTCACGAAGGCGACAAGGTCAAGGTGCGTGTCGAAAACGTCGACGGCACGCTGACCATCGTGAAGCTGGAAAAACAGTCGTGA